The DNA window GGGCCGGATGGAACCGGCCCCCAGAGATTAGTAATGAGGTTGACGGTTACTCCGAACCCCCGGCCATTGCGGGTTTCTTGGCGATTTCCTTCCTCGCCTCGGCAACAGCATGTTTTGAGGTCAGTTCGCCCAGCCAGAACACAAACAGCACAAACAACCAGAAGGCCATTACATTCAATGACATCATGTTGGCCGCAAACCCGATCGTGTGAGTAAAGGCCCACGGGGAGTTATCCCGAAACACCTCCATCACATGCCAGAACAAGCGCACCGAGGATCGAATATATCCCATCAAGGCCATCAACCATGTGAAGGAGACAGCCAGAGAGAACAACGCGTATTGAGAGCGGACCGATATTTTGCCCCACTCGATCGGACCGGTCAACTTGGACCCCCTCATCATCGCGATGTTGATCGCGCTACCCACAAACAAGGTGGTCAAGGTTCCGACCACTTGTGGCACCGAAAGGCCGACACGCACGTTTGCGGGAATAAAATATCCATAGATCGCGACCCACCAGTTGTTTACTAGGGCCACCGCAAACATCATCACCAGGGCCGCGTTGCCCCAAGTCTCCCATTTTACCGTTATAATTTTATTGCTCCGTTGATACATCAGGAAGGAAATGATCGTGGTCATGATCATGGTGTTCACGGCCCCGTTCTTGGCCGACATCACGCCGAAGTTTCCGATCACGGGATGCTGCTGGCCGCCGATGGCTTTCAACTCGGCCGGGCGCATCACCAAGGTATGGGGTGTCAACCAGACCAGGAAGGCCGCCGTCGTGAGGAAAAGGATATACTTGATATATTTTTGGTACCGCTCCGCGCCCCTCATCCGTTCCATGCCGTTGAACAGATAATAGTTGGTCGAAAAGAACAGCGCGCCGATCAGCACGGCCTGGATGATGAACAACCAGGCCAGCAAACCGCCCATCAACGTGATGCCCATCTGTTGACGGAAGCCGTACACTTCGCGCATAAGCCAGTAACCGGCGAAAGGCAGGGGAATCAACGCCCCGACCGCCATGAACATCGCGATGTACCCCATCCAATCGTAATAAGCCTTTTCTTCCTGGTTTTTGGCTGAAAGGAATTTGTAGGCCGCGTAGGCCGCGACGATTCCGCCGCCGAACACCATATTTCCGATGATCCGGTGGACATTGAGGGGGTTCCACAGCGCATTGTGCAGAACCGCCCAGAGATTTCCCAAATACCGACCCTTTTCATCCACTCCCGCCGGAGACATCATGAAGCTTGCCCATGAATTGGCCAGCATCATCAGGACCGATCCAAATACGTTGAGCAACACGCCCATGCTGGCATGCACCCATTTTGCGAAACCGCTGGCCATCCGGTCCCATCCGTAGTAATAGAGGTACAGGGTGCCGCTCTCGGCCAGGAACAAAAGGGCATAGATGTGCATCACGGGCTTGAAAAGGGAGGAAAGATATTTAAAGAAATCAGGATAGAGGGTTATAAAACTGAAGATGAGTAATCCACCGAGTATCGCTGTGACGGAATACGCGGTGAGGCTGATTTTGACCATCAGATGGGCCAGATCATCATATTTCTTGGCCATCACAGGGTCCTTCACCATCAACCCGACCAGCTCGATGATCATGCAGAAGATCGGAACCGCCAGGACAAAGCTCCCGAAATAGAGGTGCTGTTGTGCGACCGACCAGATGATGACTCTATTTTCGCTGAGGGGATAAGGGAGGTTATAACTCGGATAATCGGAGGCTTTCAATTCGGGAGCGGGCTGGCCGGATACGGGACCTTCTTTCTTGTAATATATATCCTTGGCCATCTCGACCTTCGGCGCGGTATCGGTCACGGCTTTGGTCGCGTCATCAGCCATCACAGGAGTTGAAAGAAGTGGCATAACAAGTGAGACCAACAACATCATCGCCACGGCCCCCAGCGAGATCAGGGACCAGACCCGGACTCTTCTGCTCATTGCCTTCATGGCTAATCTCCCTCTACGTAAAAACCCTTGTGCCGCCCCACCCCGAGGTTTTTTTAATTTTTCTATGCTCGCACACCAGCCCGGGTTTTCATTAAAAACCCGTAGTTTTCTAGGCCCTATGTAGCACCAAAGGACAATTTTGTCAAGGAAAAAATAAAGGGCCAACTTTTCCGCATTTAGCGCAAAATAAAGAAGTAATCAAGCCCTTGAATTTTCATGAAAAACCAGTCCTCCAGCTGAAAATATGCTATCCAAACCACAAGCATCACGACAAAAGCGATCACCGTCTTCATGTCAATCACCTTTCTTCAAATAAACCGGGAAAATCGTACCCAGTTTTAATTATGGTAAACCGCTCCGAACCAATAGAAGAACCAGATCGAGATAATACAGACGATGATATACAAAATCGGTCCTGCGTTCTTACGGATTTTATCCATTTCTTTCTCCTTAGGACGGACGCCCATTCGGCTTAACAACGGCAGGATTTTAGTGAATTAAAAAAAGTTTGTCAAGAAAAAAAGAATTAAAAAGGGATTGAATAATGACCGAATCGTCTTCAGGCTTATTAGGGAGGAGATCCCGACTTCGCACACCGGAACCCGATCGTCACATCGCGGTATTCCGGGGACATCTTAAAACGGATCGAGGTTTGTGCACGCTTGATCGAATCGTTCCAGGACGCTCCGCGGATGACCCGGCTCTCCCCCGACGAGACTCCCAGAGGGTTACTCACCGGAAGAATGCGATATGAATCCTGGTTAAACCAATCCGCCACCCATTCCATCGCATTGCCCGCCAGATCATAAACTCCGTACGGGCTGACGTCCTTCCTGAATTGATTTACCGGAGCTGTATATGGCGCGCCGTCGTCCCCCAATAAATTGGCATATTCGGATCGTTCCTCGTTGCCCCAAGGCCATTTTCGTTTGTCGGTCCCCTTGGCCGCCTTCTCCCATTCCGCCTCGCTCGGAAGGCGCTTTCCCTTCCATTGACAATACTCGACCGCGTCATCCCAGGAAACTCCCACAACCGGGTTCATGGCCCGGATGAAGAGCGGGATATCCTCTGTCACGCTCGCCGAAAGATACCCGGCCAGCCGGGGTTTCCGGTGCCCGGTCAGTCCGATGAATTGATAAAACTGCGCAAAGGTAACCTCGTACTTATCGATAGAAAATCCGTCGAGATAGACCATCCTTACGGGCTTCGCGTCATAGGATCCGTCGTTGCTGCCCATGAAAAACTCGCCCGCGGGGATGAAAACCATGGATTCGAAATCCTCGCCGATCTTGGCCTGTTTTACTTCAAGCTCGGCTTTCCGAGACTCCTCCTCCACCTTGGCCAGTTTGGTCGCCAGAGGCGTGTATCCCTGTTCGGTTTCCTGCCTCTCCGGCTCGTGCGGTCCGGATTTCTGGCGGATTCCGATCTGAATAATAACCAGGATCGCAATGACCAACGCCAAATAAATGCCGATCAAATATTTGCTCATGAAATATCTCGAACTCCGGACGGGTTTCAGTCTTTATTTTTGTAACGATCCCAGATGACGAACAGCCGATTCCTCCCATCCGGCAATAATGCGATGAGGCATCGATAATCGAGAGGGGGACGATCTGAAATGAATACCAAAAAAGGGAGGCCTGGAGAGCAACAGGAGCCAGAAACCGGAAAAAGGGGGAAGGATAGACGATTCTCAGATGCCCGAATTTTTCACCGTCGACGACCCGTCACGGCCACCTTGGGGTCCGCCATACCCACTTCCCCGTTCGAACCTTCACGGGATGACCAGGCGATCGTCTCGTCTCTTTTCTGTCGGGTGACCCGGGATCGGTACAGCATCTGACCGACAAAAATTCCGGCCATGAACACGGCACCCGTATAAAACAGAACATAGACCGCATAAAAGAAATGCTTCACTCTGTTCACCCCCTCAACCACTGCGGCTCGTTTATAACGAGCCGATTAAAATCGAAAGATCCGCCCCCGACCATCCGGCACTCTTGAGCCGGGCTCATCTTTTTAAGGTCAGTTCATCCGATTCGCGAACCTCCGTCAGTTCGGACTCCGACCCGTCCACCGAAGGGGCCGCTTTCGCGGAGAACCTCTCCTCCAGCTTTTCGCCGATGTACACGCCGATCATAAATACGGCCCCCGTATACACCAGCACATAGAGGGCATAAAGCTGTCCCACCAGCATGCCCGCCATGAAAACGGCGGCCGTGTAGACGCCAATCGAGACCAGAGAAAAAATACGCCGCATGAACTGAATGACCTTTCTCAGCGCTGACTTTAAACCCGCTTAAAATAGGATCGCGGAGAGGAGGCGTTGACGATGTTCCAGGCGAATCGCCGCCGCCCGGCGTTCATGGCCCTCGACGATTTCCCCAGGCGCGTTCCAACTTTTCTCCCACATACATCCCGGCCACAAAAACGGCGGCGGAGTAGATGGAAACGGAAAGGGCGTAAAAAAAGAAATGGACCATCCGAACACTCGCTCGCAAGCTCCCCAAGCCTTAGGGCATTAATTATAAAAGTATTACAATAGACCTGTCAAGCTTATCTCGAGAGCTCCCGTCCGTTCCTTGGGTTCGTTTCCCCAGCAAGAGGCCGTGTAGAAATCGCTTGACATTTGACGGATCCTTGATAGAATGGGGTGCTGTTTAATGGCCATTCGGATTCGCACCATGGATACACCGGAAACACCCGAACAGAGAAAGAGAAATACCCCCACCTTTGACTTTATCGTCCTGCTGGGTATGGTGGCAAACCTCATACTGGCCGTTTTCCTGATCCTCTATTACTTCGGTTTTTTCTAAACAGTCGTTACGCACAAAAGCGGATGGGATCGTTTCGCGGAGCCGATTTTCATCACCCGCCCGGGGGGACACCCTTCGCGCACCGAAACCCGATGACCGCGCTGGTTTGGTGCGGGGCCGCCATAAAACGCTTGGCCACTCTTGCATTAACCGAAGAATCATCCCAGGAGCCACCCCGATAGACCCTGAATTTTCCCTTTTCGGGCCCTTTGGGAACCTTGAAAGGAGCGTTTTTGTAATAGTCCGCATCATACCAATCGGCCACCCACTCCGCGACATTACCGGCCATATCGTATAGCCCATAGGGACTTCGTCCAGATTCAAAACGCCCTGGGGGGGCCAGAAATTTATAGCCGTCCTCTTCCCCCGCAAGGTTGGCCGCTTTTTCGACAAAATCATTTCCCCACGGCCATCGGAAGCTTTGGTCGCCCCCCGCCGCTTTCTCCCACTCGGCTTCGGTAGGCAACCGTTTCTCGGCCCACTGACAATAATCTTGCGCGGTATTCCACGATACACCCACCACGGGCAGTTCGGGCTTGGTGATCAAGGACAGATCCTCCTGAAAAACGGGGACCACCGGCTTGGGATATTGGGTGGCCACCGAGAATTTCGAGAATTGCGCTTGGGTGACCTCCTTCTGGTCGATATAAAAGGCCGGAAGGTAAACCGGATGCTGCGGCATTTCATCCAGATCCCCGCCCGAAGCCGGACTGCCCATTTGGAAAGGTCCCTCCGGGATCAAGACCATTTCCGAACCATCCTCCGTCGGGATTGTTTTGTACCGGCTGAAGTCCTGGAAACCGCTTTTTCCTTTTTGGGTTTGGTCTACTGGAATGCCTTGATTTTTGGAATCCGACCGGCTGGTTTTCCACGCTTCATAGATAAAGATAACGATCATGAGAATAAAAGCAGCGAAGGCGATGAGCGATCCGTAATAAAACGCATCCTTCTTCATGCCCTATCCTTTCTCAATTCCAGGATTCAAACCCGACCTGCGCGAACCTTCAAGCCGTTTGCATGAACGAAACGGCCGGCCCGTCGGCGTACCGGAAAACGCGGTCCGGCGGTCGTAATCCCGACAAAAAAATAAAGTGGTGTCCCCAAGGGGATTCGAACCCCTGTTACCGCCGTGAAAGGGCGATGTCCTAGGCCGGGCTAGACGATGGGGACACAAAAAATAAAATTACAATCTCCACTCCCACCGCTGCGCGGGTAGAGCCCTGCCAAGCGAGGGGGGATGCTCCATCCGGCTTGGCCGGTGGAGCGGGCGGCGCGAGCCCATAAAATATGGTGAGCCGCCCGGGATTCGAACCCGGGACACCCGCCTTAAAAGGGCGGTGCTCTACCAACTGAGCTAGCGGCTCTTATCTTATCAACAAAAAAGAGATACTAACAGACGGGTCGAATTCTTGTCAACGATTTTGGCCTTGAAGGGAGTATGGATCATCCAATAGGATGGCCTCTTCTCTTTTCGTTCCGGTCGATATCAGAAAAATCCGACATCCGATCCGTTCTTCCAATCGCGATAAATAATCCTTCGCCCGGACCGGCAGTTGCTCGTACCGCTGGATTCCAATTGTCGAACATTGCCAGCCTTCCACGGTCTCATAGATCGGCTCGCAGGATTCCTGAACCGTCAGACTGCTGGGCATGTCATGGAACGTTTTTCCACGAAAGCGGTAACCGACACACAGGTTGATTTCCTGACACGCATCCAATACATCCAGCTTGGTGACCGCAACCCCGATCAATCCATTAATCCGCACGGCATAACGGACCAGAAGAGCATCAAACCATCCGCAGCGACGGGCCCGCCCGGTCGTCGCCCCAAACTCATGGCCGCGCTCCTGCAGCTGCACGCCCGTGTCGTCCTTGAGCTCGGTCGGAAAGGGACCGCTCCCGACCCGAGTCGTGTACGCTTTCACAACGCCGACCACCGCCGAGATGCGGGTCGGACCCACCCCGGTTCCGGTGCATGCCCCGCCGGCCGTGGCGCTGGATGACGTTACGTACGGATACGTGCCGTGATCCACATCGAGGTGGGTCCCCTGGGCGCCTTCGAACAAAATTCGCTTGCCTTCATCAATCCATTGATTTAGGAGCACGGTCGTATCGACGATGTAATCCCGGATTTCATTCGCATATCCCATATACTCCCGGTAGACCTTCTCCAGGTCAAAACGTTCCGTTTTGTAGGTCTGCTCCAACAGAAAATTCATTTCAATCAAGTTGGCGGTCAGTTTTTCTCTGAAAAGATCCGGTTCCAACAAATCCCCGACGCGGATTCCGATGCGGGCCATCTTGTCCACATAGGCCGGTCCGATCCCACGACCGGTGGTGCCGATTCGCCGGGCCCCTTTGAGTCTCTCGCTTTCCTTATCGATCGCCTTGTGGTAGGGCATGATCAAATGGGCGTTGCTGCTCACGTGCAAGCGGCCGCGGATCGGGATCCCTCTTTTCTCCAAATGACCCGCTTCTTCGATCAGAGCGGCCGGATCCACCACGACGCCGTTACCGATCACGCAACGTTTTCCCGGATGAAGAATTCCGGATGGAATCAGATGGAGAATAAAGGTTTCCTGGCCCAACACCACGGTATGTCCCGCATTGTGTCCACCCTGATAGCGAACCACCCCGTCGGCTCGCTCCGAGAGCAAATCAACGATCTTTCCCTTGCCTTCGTCTCCCCACTGGGTTCCGATCACCACCAACGCGGGCATTTCATCCCTCACACAAAAAAGCCCTGATCTCCCGGATCAGAGCTTTCAAACGAGCGGTTCGCTGTGAAATCGTATCCCTTGTAAGCAGGAATATCGTAGGCTCTTAGAACAGATTTGTCAAGAAAGGCGTTGAATCATGGTGGAGCTGGGGGGGATCGAACCCCCGACCTCCAGACTGCCAGTCTGGCACTCTCCCAACTGAGCTACAGCCCCACTCAATTAAAGCTACTTGACTGACTTCTTCCGGAATAAATGACGGAATATACGGCTTCCCCTCAGCCCGCTGGGCGGGTGTGAACCTAAACAAGTGCCGTGGCGCATGCAACAAGTCTCATCGTATCATCGTCACAGGTGACTGTCAAGGCGGATCAACCAAAAAAAACGGCCGCATCGCGTCGGCGATGCGACCGTTGATTTTCCGCGTGTTGGAATTATTGGAATCCGTGTTACTTTGCGGCAAACGTAAAATCGGCCGTCGCTTTGCCCTTGGCCGGAACGGTCACTTTAACTTCCTGCGTACCCAAAATCGGATGGTACGCATGAAGTTCATACGTGCCCGGAGGAACGTCGTCAATGGCAAAGGTTCCATCCTCGTTGTCGATGGCATAATACGGATTCGTCACAGGCTGGAAATAGACTTCCATGTAGTTATGCTGGTCACACTGGATCTTCACATCGCTTTCCTTTTTACGGAGAATCATGGGCTTCTTGATGACCTGCCCCTTTTCAGGAAGCGGAAGATTGAAGATGGTTGAGCTACTGGCACCCACCATTTCATAGGCATGGGGGTTATGCAGCACACCCGTGGCGGCTTTCGGGTCATTCGGATCCGCATCGGTGTTTAGGATCCGGATCTCTGCTTTCTTCACCACGACCCCCGTCAAGGTCGATGGACCCCCTTGAACTTGAAACCGACAGATGTTTGTTTTGACATCCGTCCCGTTAAATTTAAACGGCTTGCCCTTCTCGATCTCTTCGATGAAGACCACCACATCCGCAAGGGCCCCGTTCTTGACGTTGACCTGCTGGACAAGCCGATGGCCCTTCCCGTCCGAATCGGCCTGTTCACAGAACTTTGGATTGGGGAATTTTGCAAAATCAAACTCCTTGGGCGCCGGTACCGCCCCTTTGAAGGAAATTTTCCCTGTAATGGTTCCGCCGTCAGGCACCGGGGCCTCATCATAGGCCGATACCATAGAGGCGCTCATCAAACCGACCACCCCTGCCATCACAATCGCAATGATAAACCCTTTCATCTTCTGATCTCCTTTCCTTGTAAAGGGAAGAGGGAAACGCCCCTCAACCCGAACTTGTTTAAATAAACTTAGCTGATTACTCTCCGCCGCTGTTCTGCCAAAGACATGCCTTTTTGGTTTATGATTTTAGAGGGTCTTAATCCACTTGATTTATGGCAGTCGTGCCTTTGAGAGGACTAAAAGAACTCCAATGAGGAAGACCCTTTGATCGTTCTACCTTCCGATGCACCTGTAAAAAACGGTATCGAAGTCTACGCCACAAATTAAACCCTGTCAAGAAAAAAATTTTACGCCCTATTAGGTGGAGTGTCAAGCTATTAAACCGACCGGTCCAACTCGTCCGGGCTTGCAAAGCGGAACGGAATCGATTATAAAAGGAATTCAAACTCGAGATCAATCCGGCCCCATGACTTCCGTCTTTCCTTTTTTCATCACAGCGTTCGTTTCGCTGTTCGCGATCATCGATGCGATCGGAAACGCGCCTATGTTTCTTTCCATCACCCCGCACAATACGCACGCCGACCGGGTCAAGATGGCCGGAAAAGCCGCGGTCGCGGTATTCATCATCCTGACGGTGTTTGCCCTCTTGGGAAATCGGATTTTTTATTTCTTCGGTATCACCATCGACGCGTTCCGCATCGCCGGCGGGCTCATTCTGCTGAAGATTTCGCTGGACATGGTGGAGGCGAAGAGTCTCCGG is part of the Nitrospiria bacterium genome and encodes:
- a CDS encoding cytochrome ubiquinol oxidase subunit I translates to MKAMSRRVRVWSLISLGAVAMMLLVSLVMPLLSTPVMADDATKAVTDTAPKVEMAKDIYYKKEGPVSGQPAPELKASDYPSYNLPYPLSENRVIIWSVAQQHLYFGSFVLAVPIFCMIIELVGLMVKDPVMAKKYDDLAHLMVKISLTAYSVTAILGGLLIFSFITLYPDFFKYLSSLFKPVMHIYALLFLAESGTLYLYYYGWDRMASGFAKWVHASMGVLLNVFGSVLMMLANSWASFMMSPAGVDEKGRYLGNLWAVLHNALWNPLNVHRIIGNMVFGGGIVAAYAAYKFLSAKNQEEKAYYDWMGYIAMFMAVGALIPLPFAGYWLMREVYGFRQQMGITLMGGLLAWLFIIQAVLIGALFFSTNYYLFNGMERMRGAERYQKYIKYILFLTTAAFLVWLTPHTLVMRPAELKAIGGQQHPVIGNFGVMSAKNGAVNTMIMTTIISFLMYQRSNKIITVKWETWGNAALVMMFAVALVNNWWVAIYGYFIPANVRVGLSVPQVVGTLTTLFVGSAINIAMMRGSKLTGPIEWGKISVRSQYALFSLAVSFTWLMALMGYIRSSVRLFWHVMEVFRDNSPWAFTHTIGFAANMMSLNVMAFWLFVLFVFWLGELTSKHAVAEARKEIAKKPAMAGGSE
- a CDS encoding formylglycine-generating enzyme family protein — translated: MSKYLIGIYLALVIAILVIIQIGIRQKSGPHEPERQETEQGYTPLATKLAKVEEESRKAELEVKQAKIGEDFESMVFIPAGEFFMGSNDGSYDAKPVRMVYLDGFSIDKYEVTFAQFYQFIGLTGHRKPRLAGYLSASVTEDIPLFIRAMNPVVGVSWDDAVEYCQWKGKRLPSEAEWEKAAKGTDKRKWPWGNEERSEYANLLGDDGAPYTAPVNQFRKDVSPYGVYDLAGNAMEWVADWFNQDSYRILPVSNPLGVSSGESRVIRGASWNDSIKRAQTSIRFKMSPEYRDVTIGFRCAKSGSPP
- a CDS encoding SUMF1/EgtB/PvdO family nonheme iron enzyme, with the translated sequence MKKDAFYYGSLIAFAAFILMIVIFIYEAWKTSRSDSKNQGIPVDQTQKGKSGFQDFSRYKTIPTEDGSEMVLIPEGPFQMGSPASGGDLDEMPQHPVYLPAFYIDQKEVTQAQFSKFSVATQYPKPVVPVFQEDLSLITKPELPVVGVSWNTAQDYCQWAEKRLPTEAEWEKAAGGDQSFRWPWGNDFVEKAANLAGEEDGYKFLAPPGRFESGRSPYGLYDMAGNVAEWVADWYDADYYKNAPFKVPKGPEKGKFRVYRGGSWDDSSVNARVAKRFMAAPHQTSAVIGFRCAKGVPPGG
- a CDS encoding adenylosuccinate synthase is translated as MPALVVIGTQWGDEGKGKIVDLLSERADGVVRYQGGHNAGHTVVLGQETFILHLIPSGILHPGKRCVIGNGVVVDPAALIEEAGHLEKRGIPIRGRLHVSSNAHLIMPYHKAIDKESERLKGARRIGTTGRGIGPAYVDKMARIGIRVGDLLEPDLFREKLTANLIEMNFLLEQTYKTERFDLEKVYREYMGYANEIRDYIVDTTVLLNQWIDEGKRILFEGAQGTHLDVDHGTYPYVTSSSATAGGACTGTGVGPTRISAVVGVVKAYTTRVGSGPFPTELKDDTGVQLQERGHEFGATTGRARRCGWFDALLVRYAVRINGLIGVAVTKLDVLDACQEINLCVGYRFRGKTFHDMPSSLTVQESCEPIYETVEGWQCSTIGIQRYEQLPVRAKDYLSRLEERIGCRIFLISTGTKREEAILLDDPYSLQGQNR
- a CDS encoding carboxypeptidase-like regulatory domain-containing protein, whose protein sequence is MKGFIIAIVMAGVVGLMSASMVSAYDEAPVPDGGTITGKISFKGAVPAPKEFDFAKFPNPKFCEQADSDGKGHRLVQQVNVKNGALADVVVFIEEIEKGKPFKFNGTDVKTNICRFQVQGGPSTLTGVVVKKAEIRILNTDADPNDPKAATGVLHNPHAYEMVGASSSTIFNLPLPEKGQVIKKPMILRKKESDVKIQCDQHNYMEVYFQPVTNPYYAIDNEDGTFAIDDVPPGTYELHAYHPILGTQEVKVTVPAKGKATADFTFAAK